Genomic window (Vitis riparia cultivar Riparia Gloire de Montpellier isolate 1030 unplaced genomic scaffold, EGFV_Vit.rip_1.0 scaffold504_pilon_pilon, whole genome shotgun sequence):
attagaacttaaacaaaattgagttttaGTTAATAAGATAACCATAGTGCAATCAAATACACccaaacaactttatttttctttatattctgtcttatttaacaaattaatcAGGACACAGAAAACAGTACATCATCTTTCTCTACTTTTCTTCGTTTGTACCACGCAGAAAACCATTATCTTGCATCACTTACTGGTAAAGAAATTGCCCACCATGCTATGTGTAGCAGTGGATAATTCAGCACCACGCAAATAGCAGTGAGCTGATGATTTTCTAAGCAAGTATGCATTATCTTCTGGATTCTGTTCAGCATTTTCCCCCATCATTCTTATTATCTCTAGTTCCAACACTACTTCCTTCATTGTGGGTCTGTCCTCCCCTTTTATGCTTAGGCATCTTTTCGCAAGTTGAGCAACTTTCAAAATCTGCATATGGTTTCCATTGTTCACTATACAATCCTCAAGAACCTGAAATAAGCTGTCATCTTTCAgggcaaaaaggaaaaacatagtTAGAATTCTCTGCTCCTTGGGTCTATCAAAAAATAGTGCTTTCTTGCCTGTGAGTAGCTCTACAAGGACCACTCCGAAACTATAAACGTCACTTTTCTCGGTCACTTGGTTTGTCTGCATAGACTCCGGGTCTAAGTATCCAGGAGTTCCCTGAACAGCCGTAGATAACTGAGTTTGATCCAATGGAATCAATCTTGAAGCTCCAAAGTCACACACCTTTACGTTGTACTCCGCATCTAAGAGTATATTGGTAGACTTAACATCTCTATGAATGATAGGCGTAGATGCCACAGAATGTAAATAATATAGGGCTTCTGCGGTTTGGATGGCAATCCTTAAACGAGTTTCCCACATAATAGCAGATGCCTTATTTTCGTTATGTATGTGGTCGGAGAGGGTGCCATTGTTGATGAACTCGTAGACTAGTAAAGGCACTTGTGTTTCCAAACAGCAACCCAAGAGTTGTATCACATGACGATGGTTTATTTGAGATAGAATACCCACCTCATTTATGAAGTCTTTACCTTGGCTTTGTTCCACCATCTTGGACTTCTTAATTGCAACAATCCTACCATCGGTTAAAGTTCCTTTATAAACTGTGCCAAAACCTCCTCGGCCGATGATATTGCTCTCATCATAATTTTTGGTGGCTTTCTCAAGCTCTTCAAaggtaaaaattttaattctttcggTAGATCCTTGCCTTGAGAGTTGTCGTAGCTCTGAACCAccattttgttgaaaatatttctttttgagTTTGATGAACCTTCTTTTCTTCAAAGCCCAATACAGCCAAGTGCTGCTCACCAGTAATACGAGCAAGGCAATTCCAATGcctaaattaataaaaataaattgaaagttaattatcatttttataaccCAAGATTTGAGATTTCATGCTACGTCCTCTTTACATGATGATCATAAGAGACAATTATTCTAAAGTTTTTTACTATAGtcttttatgattgaaattacTCAATCACAAAAAGTCTTGCGCAAATATGAATAGGAGATATTAAACATCTGAGAGAACTGCTATAATATGGGCTGAGATAGAATTATTAGTAAATAGTAAGTGCACTGACCCATGGCAGCGTGAATCATTTGCAAGCGATTGGGAATACAGCGTTGACCATCGATTTTGCCATCTCCATGGTACCACATGGGGCAAGAACAAATATAATTTCCTTGGGTATTGACGCATGTTTCTGGATTTTCACACTTATTGAGGTTGAAATTCTCACATTCATTTATATCtgtgaaataaaaaaggaaaagaattaagCCTAGTGTGAAGATACATTGGACAACTCGAAATATAAATTCAAGTACCTTGGCAACCAGGCTCAAGGTATGGGTTCCCTTGGTAACCCTCTGAGCAGTTGCAAAGATAGCCCCAACCCGTTTTCCTCTTATTGCAGCTGCTGTTCCCCTTGCATGCGTAATTGGTCTGGCTGTTTTCATCTACTACTTGACATGTTTCCTTGCCAAATGCCCAATCAAATACCATAGGAAGCTTCTCTATAACCTTCAAATCTTTTAGATGGTCGGAGGAGAAAGTGAAGTGAGATTCTTCCACAATAAAGGCATAGCCGCAGGGATTGAATTCCCAGATTTCAGAATAATTGTAGAAGGTGCCCAATGTCAAACTTATATCTGATAATTCATCAGGGATGGAGGTCTGGCAACAACCAGTTCCAGAGCAAGATCCATTTCGGACATCTGTGATGTTGTCACAAAATGACATGCACCCAGTTCTGTAGCTTTCCTCACCTCTTTGACCTCTAAACCAGGCATAAGTGTCGCAACCAACCATAGTGAACTTGTTTCTGGTACTTGAGATGTTGAATTGGCCCGGCGTCAGATGGGAACCGTAAGAATAGAGGGAGTCAAGCCCACCGAACCTGTTGTAACAGTCATGGCTTACGTTGTTCAAGATGAGCAACTCACCCTCCAGCGAAATATCCAGCACTTGGATATTGTTTCCCTCTGGAGACGATTTGCCTAATAGCAGTTTGGGAGGGTTGGAGGAATGGTTACAAGTAACTAGGAAATAAGAGCTGAGGTAACACTGCTCTTCATTAGTGCCAAACGGATATGGGATGCTAACATCCCCACATTTGTCTAGGCAACCTTCCTTGGCTTGACCAACTGTTGCAGCAGCAGCTGTAGCTGAAGCCAATAGCAGCAAACATACTAGCATAAGTCGCACGATCATTCCTGCCTACTTCTTTCTGTTTCAGGCTGAGAGCTGATTTTGGTATGGGGAACTTCCTATGGGTGTTAGCCGCCTTGTGTTGATGAGATCCATCTGAGACTTGGGAGGGAAGACTGAGTCAATGGATCTCGTGATATACAAAATTTCTTACCAGTATGGCAGTATCTCATGCTAGTCAGATAGAGACGGAAGCTAGAGCTGAGAAGTCACCAACTTGCATAGATCTTAACAACCCGTCTTGATCAACCAGCACGCACTCAAAGTTTAACTTAGCCGCTTCTTCCTAACTTTTTGGAAAACTTAGGATGATTTCTAGCCGGCATTATTGAAACGCTCATTCATGTCATCGAGGACATCTTCAAGTTACAAAATAATCTTTTATCATGTAACGAAAatgatttatgaattatttttctattattatatatttgcatatgtGTAAACTACAATCCTtcgtaaaaaaaataaaaataaattattttggtcCTTCTATCGAGTAATTAGAGTTAAGGGTTTGAAGAGATTGTGCTCCAGATTGAAGAAGAAGCCCATGTGGTAATTTCAATCTTAGGGTGTGCTGAAGATTATTTTTACTCGAATTGTTTTTAGTGGAAGTGTTTTCTTAGAAAATGTTGTTAGAAGAATCACCTACCAAATGTTTCTCCATAACATACTAAAGGTGATTTTCtaacattataagtgatttctcaaaatttttaaagtatttcctaaattttgtcaaacacctaatgtaatatttttttaggctaaaaacactttttagaattattgtTAAACGGACTCTTAATTTAGTAAGTGTTAATATCAGTGCTTACCAACTCCTTCACATGCTTTATTAGATGTGCGATGAAATTTAGACCATTGAATAactatacaaataaataagatcaaaatataagaGTGCAAGCAAATGGAATTCAAGTTCAAATTATTGGAACCTAGAGGTCAAGTTCAAACTATTGGAACCTAGGAGGCCATGTGAGAGCATTGAATGAGGATGCTTCTTTTTACTTACCCAAAAGGTatggataaatatataaataaataagatcaaaaTATGAGGTCttgtttgacaactattttcaaaaatagttttttgttctttaaaataaaataacaaaataaacatttgacaaccagaaaattattttctgtttttagttcttaaaaaccaaaaaacacgatattttcaaataatatgttttagttgttttcaattgttttataaggaccattttaaaaaataattatacaaatatgtaaaatgattaaaaataattaaacctaAGCACCACAAGTTATGCACTCAAATTATTCACTTCCCAACCTGTGCTCTTCATCCAAGCACACTACAAATTGAGCACATCTTCTCCTTTGATTTAACCAAGACACAACAACCACGCATCACTATGGCTAAAACACTTTGTGCACCCATCCAAGCACATTATAAATTGTGTACCTCTTCTCCTTTGATTTAACCAATGCACCACAACCATGCATCTCTATTGTTAAAACACTTTGTGCATCCACAATTGCACACCTACTTCTCTTTTATCTTATGTTTGTGTACCAACACTATGAACCACATTTGTAACTTTTCCTCCTTTGTTTTTAActtagtattttctttttttacatttattgaaATTCTCTAAATGTTCATCTTCCTTTCTTTAGGGGACCTTTAACACCTTAAAGCTTCCTACTATAGGTATCATGGAACAACCCAAAAATTCAACTAAGAATCAACCCAAACAACATTAACCTTTTCATcccaaaatattgaaaatttgagtgACTTCTTTGAGGGCAgcaaatcattttataattccTTATCTATTTTCTCATATGTTTTTGGAAGTatcaaaatgtttaaattttctcaagtagatcaagaaatattttttttttaaaacatattttgatttgtttcttagttcattaaataaattgggaatatcatatgatttttggatttgatttttcGATTGTTGGAAAGACTTGCATCCCTCAGAGGCTAAGGCAAATCCACTAGAGTATTGAAGGTGTTGCATTGTGGATGTGGATCATGATATAGGTATTGGAGAGTTAGTCTTTAGGATAAACGACTAGGTAAATCTATGTATATTGATCTCATATAGTGAATTATTAGATTAGATATCCTAGATTTTGTGGTGTTTTATCTTCATAGTTGGTGTGAAGGTTTTCCAAGTAAAATCGTTTGTTTCTTGTGTGGATGTGTTCTATTGCCTATTCATAATATCCCACAAGACTTACTTGTTTCAATAAGGCTTAATATCCACTTTGTGTATTATTAGGGTTAAGAATTTCAATCCATATATTATAATCTTTAacaaacacctattcaccctccTCTAGGTGTTACCCTACTGGaacataggtttttttttagggataatGATGCAGTGCAACCCTATCCAATAAGGGTATTATTGGCCTTTGGTATGCCATTGATTGGAAATCGTTCCGTCCACCAGTAAGAGGAACATTTTGAGGCTAGCCACTTAGTGCAAGTTCCATAATATGATTATGGATTAGAGTAAATGTTTTTTTGAGAAATTCTTTTGTATATGATATGATTATGCAAAGTGCATTATGCTATTTTATCTTTGAATTAAAAGtgttaaatatttcaaagaaaacGAATTTAATTGTTGACTTGGAAAAACTTACTTGCtaattgatttttgtaaaaaaaataaaatgatatctccCTAGATTTAATTGGATACTATACTTAATCCTttttatagaattatttttctttattgaacTGTTGAGTTCACTCttcttcattccttttttcAAGTACAACTGACATTGGTGAGGAGAGATTTAGAAACTACTATAgcattgaattattattattattattattattattattttatttttatttttttaggatggTTTACTTAACACTGaattcaatattaatttttagaatttttatttaagcGTGTGGGAGAATCATTGagtttatgatttaaatattttattttagttttggttttgatttgatATATGAAATTACTGTAGTGCCTTCAACCTTCAGGTTCAGGGTGTCACAAATGGTCACAATGTAAATAATTGAACTatgaattgaataaataaaattcaatttgaaaaaaacaaaattgaatatgatatctttcttttctctctccttgggtccaattttaaaaacaaaaggaaagcatagagaaataaaaaaaaccataaaaataaataaaattgtaacatgatgttattctttttctttctctataatCTAATATCAATACTGCAAATCTTTAAATACgattttccttttattacacttgtttttctatattctttttaacttctctaaaatttttcattaaaataataaattccaaatcaaattatatttgatatataaattttattaatgtttaaaaaaaaactaatttaactAGTACTAAAAAGTTACGTAACTCAATAACATTAGAAAGTCATAAaccaaaacttattttaaatgaattggatagttatatatatatatatatacaatttttttcactaggcaaataaactccaaattaagtAAGACTTAATGTGTTAAATTTATTAACGAGTCtagtaatttctaaaaataacttaaaattcaaatagtgTAAAAGTAACTTAAAACTCTAATAGTGACTTaattaatactataaatttatagacaaaaattggtataaaacaactattgtttctcttctacatataatcattattttattttatttttcattaggCAAATGAAATCCAagttaaacaagacttaatgcattgaattcattaatgagtttagtaatttttaaaaataacttaaaattcaaataatgatccaattaatatcagaaatttatggacaaaaattagtTTAGAACGACTCTATTGCTTTTTTTCTACATAGAATCATtatattccaaattttttttcactaggcaaataaactccaaattataCAATACCTAATGTGTTAGATTTAGTAAtaagtctagtaatttttaaaaataatttgacactgaaataataaactcattaatgccataaatttataaataaaaattggtttataatgaCTCTAggtaaatagattataaattaagatataagtaataatttaaaattgtttaatgaatcttttaatttttaagaataatttggaatAAAAAACTAATCCAATTGATTAcagattaaatcaaaacattataaaatattatattcataattgaGTACTAAAGGTGTGTATGTAATAAAAACTTGGGCTTATttacatgtaaaaaaaattaaactttattatttattcattttaaataaaatactattgacaattattattttaaaattaatattattatttatttataacaaaaattacaaagatgttaatatccttatgtttctaacatataataaaatagcatttaaaaaaaaaattatgatttaaaaaaatataatttatgattttattataatattactattcatgttttactaaaaactatttattttttaatttatttgtaattacaaaactattttttttttatctttaataagacttgaattaaatttaataatattatataaatcaaatttacaatgtttttacaaaataaaaaataattttgaaaacaatttattcaaacaaggtttttattttttatttttaaaaattgttttttttttaaaataacttgcCAAATACCTTTGTTTTTGTAAAACACTGAAagactattttttgtttttgtttttttttttttttaaacttgaaaactgttttttaaaacaagtatCAGAAAACATGTTCAAATGTGACCTTAGTTTCCAAAAAGGTGGTGATTTTTGCTTTCTATTTTGGGTATggaaattgtttgaaaataaggGTTGCtgaaatttgatgaaattaactcgaaatttataaaatattaaaagaactTCTAATTAGCCAAGGATTGAGGGTCCCATGAATTCAGTCCTCACACACTTAACTAGTGCCTAGAAACATCTATAGGTTAGATTACCAAAGAGAGTTGAAACAAGTGATTAATTAGTTCAATTAGTTTTAGCTAGCTCTGTAATTAGTTAGCAGAGCTAactaattccaaaattttctagTTACacctatatatatgtatacaacTCAAGAAGACAAGATGTGAACTAAGCTACTGTTACCAATACAAAGAAGACTCTTTATAATTGTTTTCCTTAGTTCATCAATcaaacatggtatcagagccagaaCGACTTGCGTCTATGGCTTAAATTGCTACAATGAATGCTAGTCTCTCTTCATCAAGCATTTCTTGCACAAGTGGAACAACATTGATGGCAGCCCCTTATCTGACATTCTTATCTACCCTTCCTTAACTATCTTTGAAATTAACTCACAAGAAATAACTATGGATTCTAGCGTTCACAAGTTCTTCCGACTATTCAAGCTCTTGATCTTGAAGGATATTTGCTTGGAACAATAATGTGTTCTCGTTTCATCTCAAATGGAGATGACAATTCTTTAATAAtcaaccaaaatttttttaatctagaaTAGAACAGACTAGTCCATCATGAGTTGAATTCTTTCTTCTATTTCGAAATCGATGTTTGGCCATATTGTTTGATGTAAAACTGCTATTGAAGCGTGGAGTACTTTCTATCAATTGTTCTTCATCAACTTCAAATCTCAGGTGCAACATCTTCAAAATAAGTTGTAAGAAACTTCAAAACACTCCCTAAGCattgttgattattttatgtaaatgaAGGAAATTGTAGATACTTTGTATGCAATTAATGTACCTATCTCGATGATCAATTGTTGATGCACATTTTTGGTGGTTTAAGTCATGAATTTGATGTTGTAATTGTCAATTTTCAGTTAaggaaatattttgtttatcttGAAGAAGCTTAATCCCTCTTTCAAAATTATGAGATGAGACTTCAAAAACTCAACTTTGTTTCAAATATCCATATTGGTCCCTCTACAAATCTTGCTGTCAAACAAGGTCACAGAAAAAACAGTTATCAATTTTCTAAGGCTCCTAACAATAGTCCTTTTTGTTGTGGTTGAGGAAGAGGAAGTGAAAACAAGCCTGTCTGTCAGTTATGTGGCAAAGTTGATAATATTGCACTGGAATGTTATTATCATTTCAACATTAGCTTCATAGGATCACAAGTACATTcacaatatgaaaattttgctCCATCTCAAGGCACTCATTTATAAGACAATGCTCAAGCTTACTTTGCCATGCCAGCCATTGTCAATGACCTTAACTAGTAAATGGATACAAGAGTCACAAATCACATTACTGCTGATCTCAATAAGCTAACTCTCAAGACAGGCTACAAAGACAAGGAAAAACTTTTTGTTGGAAATGATAATTCTTTAAAGATTTGTCATATTGGTTCTTCAACTAtatcatcaaattttttttatcacaccCATTATATCTTAATGATATCTTACAGGTGCTtgcaattacaaaaaatttattaagtatATCTAAATTCACCAAGGACAACAATGTCGTTGAATTCTATAATGATTATTGTTTTGTTAAGGACAAGAACATGAGGAAGATTTTGATGCAGGGCAAGCTTAAAAGAGGGCTTTATGATGTTCCAGTGCTCTCAGGAAGTTCAAAATCTATCTCACATTCTGGTTCTagttttcctttaatttctctaGCATAGGTCAGATCTAATGAGGCTTCTATCAAAATTGTGAACACTTGGCATTGTAGGCTTGGTCATCTTCATGCTCAAGTGTTAAATAAAGTACTCAAGAATTTAATTATGTCTCTAAGAACTGACTACCTTTGATTCTGTGATGCTTATCAGTATGGAAAAGCttgtcaaacaaatttttgaacGCATTGAATAAAAGTACTTCTACTCCATTAGAAATAGTATATTATGGTATTTGGGGACCTTCACCTATTTTGTCTATAAAAGGCTATCAATATTACATTCACTTTGTGGATGATTTTACTCGCTATACGTGGATATTTCCAATGAAgttaaaatttgaaacaaaagatatttttttgcaATTTCAAAGCTTTgtagaaaaataattcaatagaaaattaaaatgtcTTCAAACTGCTTGGGGAGGTGAATATAAGCCTCTTTTGCCCATTCTAGCTTAACAAGGTGTGGTTTTCAAACATCCATGTCCTCATACTCATCAGCAAAAtggaaaagcaaaacaaaaacataGACATATAGTTGAGGTTGGATTAACGCTCTTGGCATAAGCACACATGCCTCTTTATTTCTAGTGGGATGCTTTTGTGATTgtagtattttttataaatagattGCCCACCCAAGTTCTCAATCATACTTCTTCTTTTGAATATCTTTAACATAGAAAACCATATTCTAAGCTTCTAAGCGTTTTTGGTTGTGCTTGCTTTCCTCATCTAAGGCCTTATAATAAACACAAGTTTGCCTTTCATACTTCCAAGTGTGTTTTCCTTGGTTATAACTTGGTGCATAAAGGGTATCATTGTTCGAGTTCTTCAAGTCAAATTTACATAGCCAAGAGTGTCTCATTTGATGAAGATGGTTTCCCTTTTGCCACTAGTTTTCAAGTTAAAAGGTCCAGTGCTACTGATTTCGCTTTTACTGCCATAAACGAATCCACTATCTTTAGTATGTGGCATGTTCCTTCACCAAATGATTCTTTAACTTCTATTATAGTTATTTTACCTAAAACAATAGTTTCATCATCATCTTTGGCTAGTGcatctattaaaaataaagtgttacAACTTGCTAAAACTAATACTATTGAGGATCCCAATATTTTACAATCTGAGAATCAAGTCAATGATGAGAATCAAATTGTTAAATCTAATTCTTCATCTATTCAAAATACTCATCCTATGCAAATTAGATCCAAGTTTGGAAATTTCAAGCCAAAGGTCTTCTTTgccaaacaaaaattaaatactcCGGTTGTGGAACCTACTAGTGTGGAACAAGCTCTATTGGATTTAAACTAGAAAAAGGCAATGGATGATGAATATGATTCCTTTTTTGTCAAATAACACATGGAGCTTAGTGCCTCATACACAAGATATAAAACCTATGAACAACAAATGGATTTTTCGAGTAAAATATAATCCTACAAATAGTAGGGCTTGATTACTTTGATGCCTTTAGTCCTATTATCAAATCATCAACCATTCATCTAGTGCTTACTATTGTTGTTACAAAAGGTTGGTATATTCAACAAATTGATATCAACaatgtatttttaaatggaGACCTACAAGATATTGTGTACATGATTCAATTGATTGGTTTTATTGATCAACATGCTCCACACCATATTTGCAAGCTACACAAGGCTCTATATGGTCTAAAACAAGCACTAAGGGCTTGGTTTGACAAGCTTAAAATTGCTCTATTGCATTGgggttttgaaaattcaaaatttgatactagttttttcataaataaatctGAAAGCAAATTACTACTCTTGTTCGTCTATATAGATGACATTTTGATAACTTAGTGATGATACTAATTTGATTCAATAGGTAATGAAGGATTTAAATGAAAAGTTTGCATTAAAGACTATGGAAAGGATTTGAGacatataaaaatcaaaccgGTCTTTACATAACCCAAACAAAGTATACtttggatattttggaaaaggctacGATGGAAAAAGCTAATCCAAGTTCAAGAGTTCTTTCGATTGGGGTTAAGTTATACTCAAAtgacaataaattatttgagcAAGCCTCCCTGTATCGAAGTGTCATTGGGAAAAACTTCAATATCTGACTATGACTCGACTTGATATATCTTTTGTTGTAAACAAACTTAGTAAAATTCCTCATGCACCTACAGTTTAACAATAGCATGCCTACAAAAGAGTACTGAGGTGCCTAAGAGGCACAATTGGATATGGCTTGAAATTTCAACCAACAAAAGGTTTGGTCCTTGAAGGATTCTCTAATATGGATTGGGCTAGTAACATTAATGATAGGTGGTTTACCAGtggttattatatttttcttagagGAAATTTGATTCAATGAAGTTCTTGAAAGCAAAAGATTGTAGCAAGGTCAAGTTTTAAGAGTGAGTATTAAGCTTTAGCTCAAGCCGCAACTGAAATAGTTTGGCTACAAAGCTTATTTGCTAAACTTGGAGTCAAAACTATGCATAGTCCTATATTGTGGTGTGATAACATTGGAGTAGGATCTTTAGCCTCAAATCCTATGTTCCATGCAAGAGCAAAACATATAGAGATTGACATTCATTTTGTGAGAGAAAAAGTTATTGCAAAAGAGCTGGATGTAAGGTATGTGCCAATTGAAGAACAACTTGCAGATCTATTGACTAAGCCCTTAACCACTACTCGATTTGAACTACTTTGTGACAAGATCATAGTTGCCAAGGCATAGCATCGCTTGAGGGGGCAAGTTGAAACAAGTGGTTAATTAGTTTAGTTAGTTTCAGCTAACTCTATAATTAGTTAGCAGAGCTAActaattccaaaatttctaGTTACacctatatatatgtataaaactCAAGAAGACAAGATGTGAACTAAGCTATTGTTACTAATACAAAGAAAAtctttgtaattgtttttcttagttcatcaatcaaacaaagGGTATTCCTAGCTGGTTGGTTTTCAATAAGCTCTCAATTAATATGTTCCAAAAGTATACTAAGACTATAACTTTGCCAATTAGTTTTCTACTAAGTTCCTTACATTTTCTTCTCTTGTGAATCTCAGTAGTAAGAGCATTATTTGAGAGATTTTGAGTCAAAAAAACCAAAGAC
Coding sequences:
- the LOC117909958 gene encoding wall-associated receptor kinase 5-like is translated as MWYHGDGKIDGQRCIPNRLQMIHAAMGIGIALLVLLVSSTWLYWALKKRRFIKLKKKYFQQNGGSELRQLSRQGSTERIKIFTFEELEKATKNYDESNIIGRGGFGTVYKGTLTDGRIVAIKKSKMVEQSQGKDFINEVGILSQINHRHVIQLLGCCLETQVPLLVYEFINNGTLSDHIHNENKASAIMWETRLRIAIQTAEALYYLHSVASTPIIHRDVKSTNILLDAEYNVKVCDFGASRLIPLDQTQLSTAVQGTPGYLDPESMQTNQVTEKSDVYSFGVVLVELLTGKKALFFDRPKEQRILTMFFLFALKDDSLFQVLEDCIVNNGNHMQILKVAQLAKRCLSIKGEDRPTMKEVVLELEIIRMMGENAEQNPEDNAYLLRKSSAHCYLRGAELSTATHSMVGNFFTSK